The nucleotide sequence TATAAAGGAGAAGATGCAAACAAATTAGCTTTTGCTGCTATAAGTTTTGGGTTGGCCTTTTTTCTAAATCCTGTTGAAGCTAATTTTACAGATGGATTATTTAATCATTTATCTTCAAAAGCAGAGGGGCAAGTTCCGACAACTTCCGGTATAGATAAGGATACGTTGGATTTACTCAGTCAAATAATTGAGGAGTATGAGAGATAATATATGTATAAAAATATAAAAAAAGAATTATTCCTTTTAATTATAATGCTCATTATACTTATCTTGTTTATTATGAGCAGATGTGAAGTCCATGAAAATGCGGTATATGTAAAATTATTATCTGAGGACACTTATTTTGATTTTAAGGAGCATATAGCACCAAAAGAAATTATAAATGAATTTAAAAGGATAAAAGGAAATTCATTAATTCCATCATTTATACACTGTATTGCAGAATCCTCTGATTGTTTACTGTATGAAGATGAAAGTAATATTTTTCATATTATAAAAATAGAAAACGGACAACTTCAAGATTCTTTGTATAAACCAAAATTTGAATATACTATAGACGGAACTTATATATATTTTGTCTTTGAAGATGAATTTCTTAATTATGTTGATAGAATTTTAATGTGTTTAAAACTAAATGGACAAAAAGCGGGGCTTTATCCTATTCCTATCAGTACGATTATTTTAAAATGTGAAGCAATTATTCAAATCGAAAAATTGTCAGGATCAACTTTGGAAAATATTGATTTTGAAATTGCATATACCCATCATTATGGGGAAAATTGGACTTTGCCTTTCAAAGATTTATATAAGAAGGAGTAAGATTATTTTTGTAACCAATTAGTGAAATATATCATACAGTCAACTTAAATGTTTATCACTGAATAGATTTCTTTGTGTTTTGATAATATTTTACAAAATTATTGAGTTAACATAAACTATGAAACTAAAACCTTGTATTTATTCACAACCTAACTATCTCACTTCTCGGACAGCGATTGAAGCATTACATGCAGTGAGGCAACGCCGAACTTCCAGCCAAATCCTTTTTGCGGTTTGTGTAATCAAAAAGCAAGCTCTGACCGAAGGGAAGAGCCTTGCCCGTGAAGATAAATACAGCAAAAAGATTGGAGCGGTATTGGTGCTGCAAGCCGATAAGCGCAGCTTCGAAGCAAGCGCGGTGCCGATACTTGTTTGTTTTTATATTTTGTGCAATAATAAAAGTTATAAGGAACCTTCGGGATTCTTAAGGGCAAGGTGCTTGCATCGGCCCTTTAAACAGTTATTTTGAAGATAGGAAGGGTTATATGGAAGGTAACAACCAACAAGGTTCCGAGGTAAAGAAACTTTTATCTGACAAAAGTGTCTTTCCTTCCCTAACAGACCATAAGAAAACAATAAACCTTTGGAGAGTGAATAAATGACGGAAGGAGAATATTTTATTACCAATTTAATAAAAAATAATATGATTCAATTGTTTGATATAAATGGTAAGGATATGGAATTTGATTTTCAGCGACATATATGTCACAGTATAGCTGACATTTCTCTTAAAATAGGCAATAAGAAAGAAAGAATTGGATTTAGTATCTATTCAGCATTATACTTAGCAAAAGTATGGAAAGTACACATTGAAAAGTCGCAATACAAAAAGAAATTTATTTTATTAGTGCAAGTTGAAAATGAGTGGATATTAGGTAAACGAAATTCTGCTCCACCTTATGTCATATTAAATACTTTTGCAAAAGATAAAATATATAATTATAGTATTTTTTCTCGAATGTATAATGAAGATTTTATTTCTAATTATAATTTGGATGAAATACTGAAGGATATAAATTATGAAGTATTTATGTCGATTAATGGAGATATTCGTATTATCTTATTTTATAAATGAGAATAGAAATAATTTTTATATGAAAACAAAACTTAACATTTATTCACACCCCAACTATCTCACTCGGACAGCGATTGCAAGGGAGCAAAAGCAATTTATACAAATTGCTTTTGCTGTACATCTTTCCGCAGTAATTTCTGCGGAAAGATACCGAAGCGATAGCGGAGCCCTGAAAAGCGCGGTGTTCAATTTTGTTTTCTTCATAATGCTAAAAAACAAAATTGAACAGTCCGCCAAAAGAAAGTTATTATTAAATTTTTGGTATAAAAAATATGATCATATGTTTGATGAAACTTGATTTTTGTATGCTGTTAGAATAAATAGTTTGGCTGCGGTCTAACGGGTTGTTTACTCATAGTATATGTCAAAAAGATTATTTATCATTATAATGATTTTTACACTGAATAATTTTTATTATTTCATCTTCAATTTTATAAACAAGACGATGCTTTTCATCTATTGCTCGCGACCAATAACCGCTCAGATTTCCTTTTAAGGGTTCAGGGTGACCAATTCCATCGTTGCCGTTTCGTTCAATATCTGCAAATAATTGATTTATTTTTTTGAGAATCTTTTTATCATGGATTACCCAATAAGTGTAATCTTCCCACGCATCATCGGAAAAATCTTTATGCAATGTTATACCTCAACAAGTTCACGAATTGAATGCTGCCCGGTTTCCATTTGAGTTTTAGAATGTTCCAAAGCTTTTATATTTTTTTCAGAATAAAAAGAATTATCTTGAACAATTTCAAATGGAATTTTACGCTGTATTAAAGTTTGTTTTAAAAATATACGTATTGCAGTTGTCGTATCCATTCCTATTGATTCAAAAAAAGCATCCGCATCCTGTTTTAGAGTTTTATCTACCCGTGTCTGTAAAACTGCTGTTTTCATATTTACCTCTTATTAGTAAGATACTACAAAAGCAATAAAAAAGCAATACTTTTGCATAAATACTTTTCATTAAAAAGTATAAAGAAAATTACCGTGAGAGGAATTACCCGGTACCTAGACTTTTTTATGATTTTAACCTATAATCAATAAAATTATGAATTTTAAGGCTGGGGTATGACTTGTAATCAAAGAAAACCTGATTGGTTAAAAATAAAACTTCCTACCGGAGAGCTTTCACAGGAAGTATCGAATACAATAAAAATACATAAATTAAATACTATATGTACCAGCGGCAAATGTCCCAATCAGGGAGAATGTTGGAGGTGCGGAACTGCAACATTTATGATTTGCGGAAATATCTGTACGCGGGCATGTAAATTCTGCAATGTGCCTACCGGTTGCCCCTTGCCCCTAAATCCTAATGAGCCGATGGAAATAGCTCAATCGGTTGAAGCTTTAAACTTAAAACATGTAGTTTTAACCTCGGTAGATAGGGATGATATAAAAGATTTCGGAGCTTCCCACTGGGTAAAGGTTATAAGAGCCGTAAAACAAAAAACACCGAATGTTACTATGGAAGTTTTAATTCCCGATTTTCAAGGCCATGAAGATTTGGTATCGATGATTATCGAAGCAAAACCGGAGGTAATTTCTCATAATCTTGAAACGGTACGCAGGCTTTCTCCCCATGTCAGAAGCAGGGCTACGTATGACACCTCTCTCAAAGTTTTAAAACAAATTGCGGACTCCGGCTTGGTATGCAAATCAGGTATTATGTTGGGGCTGGGTGAAACAAGGGCTGAAATTTTAGAAACCATGGACGATTTACGCAAAATAAACTGCAAAGTTATGACCATAGGCCAATACCTCAGGCCCTCTATAAAAAACATTGAGGTTAAAGAATATGTAAGGCCTGAAGTTTTTGAAG is from Treponema denticola and encodes:
- a CDS encoding Txe/YoeB family addiction module toxin, with the translated sequence MHKDFSDDAWEDYTYWVIHDKKILKKINQLFADIERNGNDGIGHPEPLKGNLSGYWSRAIDEKHRLVYKIEDEIIKIIQCKNHYNDK
- a CDS encoding type II toxin-antitoxin system RelB/DinJ family antitoxin; amino-acid sequence: MKTAVLQTRVDKTLKQDADAFFESIGMDTTTAIRIFLKQTLIQRKIPFEIVQDNSFYSEKNIKALEHSKTQMETGQHSIRELVEV
- the lipA gene encoding lipoyl synthase; this encodes MTCNQRKPDWLKIKLPTGELSQEVSNTIKIHKLNTICTSGKCPNQGECWRCGTATFMICGNICTRACKFCNVPTGCPLPLNPNEPMEIAQSVEALNLKHVVLTSVDRDDIKDFGASHWVKVIRAVKQKTPNVTMEVLIPDFQGHEDLVSMIIEAKPEVISHNLETVRRLSPHVRSRATYDTSLKVLKQIADSGLVCKSGIMLGLGETRAEILETMDDLRKINCKVMTIGQYLRPSIKNIEVKEYVRPEVFEEYKQIGLEKGFSFVESGPLVRSSYHAEKHVLS